A stretch of the Rhinoderma darwinii isolate aRhiDar2 chromosome 3, aRhiDar2.hap1, whole genome shotgun sequence genome encodes the following:
- the LOC142751012 gene encoding histone H3-like centromeric protein A, with amino-acid sequence MKPPQKSSSRRKSAQPQKKPAAPPQSPPSSGETSHRPSTQRRRRYRPGARALMEIRKYQKSTNLLIQKVPFFRLVREICLKYSRGVFYYWQSTALMALQESAEAFLVRLFEDSYLCSHQANRVTLFVKDMQLARRIRGIPYGL; translated from the exons ATGAAACCACCCCAGAAAAGCTCGTCCCGCAGGAAGTCGGCGCAGCCGCAGAAGAAACCTgcagctcctcctcaatctccgccaa GTAGTGGGGAAACAAGTCACAGACCGAGCACGCAACGAAGAAGACGCTACCGCCCAGGAGCGCGTGCGCTGATGGAAATAAGAAAGTACCAAAAATCAACCAATCTGCTCATTCAGAAAGTCCCGTTTTTCCGCCTG GTGAGAGAGATCTGCCTGAAGTATTCCCGCGGCGTGTTTTACTACTGGCAAAGCACCGCACTTATGGCGCTACAAGAG TCAGCTGAGGCCTTCCTCGTGCGGCTCTTTGAAGATTCTTACCTCTGCAGTCACCAGGCCAACAGGGTCACTCTCTTTGTGAAGGACATGCAGCTCGCACGGAGAATCCGAGGCATCCCGTATGGACTGTGA